The following coding sequences are from one Gemmatimonadaceae bacterium window:
- a CDS encoding D-aminoacylase, which translates to MHRRSHALLALLSAFASLTACASHNAQSAAPGAGSVQPGAFDVVIENGRIIDGTGAAWFYGDVGVVGDRIARIAPPGNLRGATAKQRIDARGLVVAPGFIDIQSGSYGNFIGNGDGRSVSKITQGITTEIMGEGGTPAPLNPATRETGGFALGSRGPDSSFMGGHGFAAWLDAMARHGSSPNVGSFVGAATIRVYAKGEAQGAPTPAELDTMRAVTRRAMEDGAFGIGSALIYPPGNYATTGELIEMAKAMSPFGGIYITHMRSEGDQLLEGIDEAIRIGRDGGVPVEIYHLKAAGKRNWPKAAQAIAKIDSARRAGLDVQADMYAYTAGGTGLSACTPPWASENGKLIENLQNPETRARIKAEMLSEQTPWENLCFLAMPENVLLLGLRQPQNAQYMGKRLSEVAKAMGKDWPDAVMDLLIAERQRIGTVYFLMSEDNVRLQLQQPWIKFGTDAGGTDPDSAKGTLTHPRAYGNFPKIMGQYVRDEHVIPLEDAVRKATSAAATRLSLEQRGILRESFYADIVVCDPATIGERATYENPHQLSTGVEWVLVNGVPVVANGKPTGAKPGRVLRGRGWR; encoded by the coding sequence ATGCACCGACGCTCGCACGCACTGCTTGCGCTACTCTCCGCATTCGCCAGTCTGACGGCGTGCGCTTCCCATAACGCACAGAGCGCCGCTCCAGGCGCCGGCTCCGTCCAACCCGGCGCGTTCGACGTCGTCATCGAGAACGGCCGGATCATCGACGGCACCGGCGCGGCGTGGTTCTACGGCGACGTCGGCGTCGTTGGCGACCGCATCGCGCGCATCGCGCCGCCCGGCAATCTCCGCGGGGCCACCGCGAAGCAGCGGATCGACGCCCGTGGGCTCGTCGTTGCACCGGGATTCATCGACATCCAGAGCGGCTCGTACGGCAACTTCATCGGCAACGGCGACGGCCGCTCCGTCAGCAAGATCACGCAGGGGATCACGACCGAGATCATGGGCGAGGGCGGCACGCCCGCGCCGCTCAACCCCGCCACGCGCGAGACCGGCGGCTTCGCGTTAGGCAGCCGCGGCCCCGATTCGAGCTTCATGGGTGGGCACGGGTTCGCCGCATGGCTCGACGCGATGGCGCGACACGGCTCGTCGCCTAACGTGGGATCGTTCGTCGGCGCGGCAACCATTCGTGTCTACGCCAAGGGTGAAGCGCAGGGCGCGCCCACGCCGGCGGAGCTCGATACGATGCGCGCCGTGACGCGACGGGCGATGGAGGACGGCGCCTTCGGGATCGGCTCGGCGCTCATCTATCCGCCGGGGAACTACGCCACCACCGGTGAGCTGATCGAGATGGCGAAGGCGATGTCGCCCTTCGGCGGCATCTACATCACGCACATGCGCTCCGAGGGCGATCAGCTCCTCGAGGGAATCGACGAAGCGATTCGCATCGGCCGCGACGGCGGCGTACCGGTCGAGATCTATCACCTCAAGGCCGCAGGGAAGCGCAACTGGCCCAAGGCAGCACAGGCAATCGCGAAAATCGATTCGGCTCGGCGCGCCGGCCTGGACGTGCAAGCGGACATGTATGCGTACACGGCGGGCGGCACGGGCCTCTCCGCGTGCACGCCGCCCTGGGCTTCGGAGAACGGGAAGCTCATCGAGAACTTGCAGAACCCCGAGACGCGCGCCCGCATCAAAGCCGAGATGCTGAGTGAGCAGACGCCCTGGGAGAACCTCTGCTTTCTGGCCATGCCAGAGAACGTGCTGCTCTTAGGCCTGCGTCAGCCGCAGAATGCGCAATACATGGGCAAGCGGCTGTCCGAGGTGGCAAAGGCCATGGGGAAGGATTGGCCGGACGCAGTTATGGATTTGCTAATCGCCGAGCGTCAGCGGATCGGCACCGTGTACTTCCTGATGAGCGAGGACAACGTGCGACTGCAGCTCCAGCAGCCGTGGATCAAGTTCGGCACCGATGCCGGCGGCACCGACCCCGATAGCGCAAAGGGCACGCTCACGCACCCGCGCGCGTACGGCAATTTCCCGAAGATCATGGGCCAGTACGTCCGCGACGAGCACGTGATCCCGCTCGAGGACGCAGTGCGCAAGGCGACGTCCGCCGCCGCGACGCGTCTGTCGCTCGAGCAGCGCGGAATTTTGCGCGAGAGCTTCTATGCCGACATCGTCGTGTGCGACCCGGCGACGATCGGTGAGCGCGCGACATACGAGAACCCTCATCAGCTCTCGACTGGCGTCGAGTGGGTGCTCGTGAATGGCGTTCCTGTAGTCGCAAACGGCAAGCCGACGGGCGCGAAGCCGGGTCGCGTGCTGCGCGGCCGCGGTTGGCGGTAG
- a CDS encoding DUF4386 domain-containing protein, whose product MSATVEQPTAWSPRTLARAIALLFLVTIVFGIVAQGLISERLISFRDPARTASNILANETLYRAGFTFYMIEMAAQIAQTVLLFHLLKPVNRPVATLALAFGLVGCTIKTFSRVFYLAPLFLLNQNVFGAFTSAQLPALSLILLNVNDHGAGVALAFFGFETVLEGWLVLRSAFLPRWLGVLTIIAGVGWLAFLSPTLGYAVFNVVALIALIGSIAMIGWLLVKGVDEERWRALATSSARRYP is encoded by the coding sequence ATGTCCGCAACCGTTGAGCAGCCCACCGCATGGTCGCCGCGCACGCTCGCGAGGGCGATCGCCCTTCTCTTCCTCGTCACCATCGTCTTCGGCATCGTGGCTCAGGGACTGATCAGCGAGCGGCTGATCTCGTTCCGCGACCCCGCGCGCACGGCCAGCAACATTCTCGCGAACGAGACACTGTATCGCGCGGGGTTCACGTTCTACATGATCGAGATGGCGGCGCAGATCGCTCAGACCGTACTGCTGTTCCATCTTCTGAAGCCGGTGAACCGCCCCGTCGCGACGCTGGCACTCGCGTTCGGCCTCGTGGGCTGCACCATCAAGACATTCAGCCGAGTGTTCTACCTGGCGCCGCTGTTCCTTTTGAACCAGAACGTCTTCGGCGCATTTACAAGTGCTCAACTGCCTGCGCTATCGCTGATCCTGTTGAACGTGAACGATCACGGCGCCGGCGTCGCGCTCGCGTTCTTCGGATTCGAGACGGTGCTCGAGGGGTGGCTCGTCCTGCGTTCCGCCTTCCTTCCGCGCTGGCTCGGCGTCCTGACGATCATCGCCGGCGTCGGCTGGCTCGCGTTCCTTTCGCCGACGCTCGGCTACGCCGTGTTCAACGTCGTCGCGCTCATCGCACTGATCGGCTCGATCGCGATGATCGGCTGGCTGCTCGTCAAGGGCGTCGATGAGGAACGTTGGCGCGCGCTCGCCACTTCGTCCGCGAGACGATATCCATGA